The window CTACGCCGGCGCCCGGGGACACGCGGCGGTGGACCGGGAGCTGTACGTCCCGCGCTTCTGGACGGGCGACCCGGACCGCTGCCGGGCGGCAGGGCTCGGTGAGGAAACCGTCTTCGCGACCAAGCCGGAGCTGGCCCGCACGATGATCGAACGGTTCATGGGATGCCGGACACCGCGTGGACTGGGTCACCGGTGACGAGGTCTATGGCGGCAACCCGAAACTGCGATCCGCCCTGGAGGAACGCCGCATGGGCTATGTCCTCGCGGTGGCCTGCTCGGCCGAAGTGACCACCGGTGCGGGCACGTTCCGCGCTGATGCCCTGGCCCGGAAGCGGTCCTAGGACTGGGCGGTCATCGACCTGGCCGCTCCCTGCCCGGGTCACCGCCAGCTGCTGATCCGCCGCGACCGCACCTGCGGCGAACTCGCCCACTACCGCTGCTACTCGCCGGATCCGGTGCCGCTGACGACGATGGTGCGGGTCGCGGGATCGAGAGGGCGGGTCGAGGAGACCTTCCAGAGCGAGAAAGGGCTGGCCGGCCTCGATGAGCACCAGGTCCGCCTCTACCCCTCCTGGATCCGCTGGGTCTCCCTTGCGATGCTCGCCCACGCCTTCCTCGCGGTGGTCCGTGCGAACGAACACGCCCGACAGTCCACCTCTGACGACTTGGTCCCGCTGTCCTGCAACGAGATCCAGCGCTTGTTCATCACCCTCGCCATCCGGCCTCTCCGCGATGCGGCCCACCGGCTCGGCTGGTCCGACTGGCGACGCCGCCATCAAAAGCGATCACGCATCAGCCATTACCAGCGACAAGCCGCATCCCAGACATGAAGATCACGATCTACAGCTGGAGTACTGGCAGCCTCCGGCGGCGTGTACTGCTCCTGGCGCACGGTCGGACACTGAGCCATCACGTCGGCCACTCGGTTCGTCCGTCGTCCGCTTCCGTCTCGCCCCCGCGATCGGGGAGCCTGGGATGGTGGTCACCGGCGGTGGCCCTGGCCGCCATCTCGGCCAGCAGCATGCAGGCTCGCGCGATCTCTTTCTGGGTCTGGTCGCGCTGGCTGACGGCAGCCGCGACCAGCAGCGCGGTCAGCGAGGAAGCACCGTTGAACGCTTGCAGGGTGATCATGTTGGTGAGCAGATCATGACCGGCGAACGGGCCTGAGCCACGGGCAGCGGCGACGATGGCGAAGGTCGACACGGACAGGGCGCAGAGCGCAGCCCCGGCCAGCTGGAAGCGGAAGGCCGCCCAGATCAGCAGCGGGAAGCCGAGGAACATGAGCGTCGTACTGCTGGTCTCGAGGAAGCCGACGCAGACCGTGGCTGCCAGAAGCAGCAGTCCCTCCGCCCAACGGGACGGCCGCGCACCTTTCGGCCAACGCGCGAAGCGGAGAACGAGCAGGACGGGCGTCACCACCAGTACCCCCATCGCGTCGCCCGTCCACCAGACCGACCAGGTGGGCCAGAATTTCTCGGTGCTCAGCGCGCCGGCGAGGGCCAGGGTCCCGCTGCCCACCGTCGCGCTGATCAGCATCCCGGTGAGCGCACCGAGGAAGATCAGCCCCAGCGCATCCTGCAAACGGTCCAGTTCCGTACGGAAGCCCGTACGGCGGAGCAGCGCGTACGAGCAGACGGGCGCGAGGGTATTGCCCGCCACGATCGCGAGCACGGCCGGGATCGATGGGCCGAGCGGGACGTTGACCAGGAAGGCACCCAGCGCGATCCCGGGCCAGACCCGCAGACCGCGCAGGAGCAGGCTCGCCACGGCGATACCGGTCGGCGGCCACAGGGGGGTGACCTGGCCCCCCACCAGTTGCTGGACCAGTCCCAGCGCGGCTGAGCCGTAGTACAGCCCGGCAACGACGCAGATCTCCAGGGCGGCCAAGCCGGCCTGTCGGAGCCGCTCAGGCCGCGCTGCAGTCATCAGGCGGCACCTCCGCATCAATCGGCCCGATTCCATCATCCGCCGGATCTCTCGGATCCTCCATGGCACTGGTGAGATGGACGCGGACACGGGGATCAGAGGTGCGGGGTGCGCAGGGCGAGGATGGCCAGGTCGTCGTGACCGTCGCTGGGGTGGTGATCGGCCAGAGCCTGGACGAACTCCTGCAGGGGCAGGGCGGCGTACATCGTGGCGAGATCGGTGAGCCGGTTGAGACGCTCGTCGATGGGGTGCTCAGGATGTTCGACCAGCCCGTCCGTGAAGAAGACCACGGTGGCGTCCGGGGGCAGGAAGCGGGAATGGTCGGGGCGGGGCTGCTCGGGGTCGACCCCGAGCGGTACGCCGGGCTCGGCGAAAAGGTACTCTGCCGGGCGCCCAGGGGTGATCAGCAGGGGTGGGACGTGGCCCGCGCTGCTCCAGTGGAGTCGCCACCCCGGCTCCTCCGGTTCGATGCGTGCCAGGGTCGTGGTGGTGACGGGATTGCTCGTGATGGCGTGCAGGGTGCGGTCGAGCTGGGTAAGGATGGCGCTGGGCGGATTGCTCTGGTCGAACAGCAGAGCCCGCAGCATGTTGCGGGTGGAGGCCATGGAGGCCGCGGCCTTCAGGTCGTGACCGACCACGTCGCCGATGACGAGCGCCACGACGTTGTCGGCCAGTGGGATGGCGTCGTACCAGTCCCCACCGATCTGACTGGGCTCGGCAGCGGGCCGGTAGATGGCGGCGGCGGCGAAAGGCCGCAGGTCCGGCAGGGTCGGCAGCAGAAGCCGTTGGAACTGCTCGGCGCCGAGGCGAACCCGTTCGAACAGGCGTACCTTCTCGATCGCGATTCCCGCGGCACTGGCCAGGGCAAGGACGACGTTCTCGTCGTGGACGTCGAAGGGATGTCCATCGCGCCGCTCGGAGAGGTAGAGGTCACCGTAGATCGCGCCGCGGACGCTGATGGCGACGCCGAGCAAGGTGTGCATGTGCGGGTGGCCGGCCGGAAACCCGACGGACGACGGATGGGCCGGGATGCTGTCGACCCGCAGGGGTTCGGGGTGGTGGATCAGGTGCCCGAGGACCCCCAGGCCTCGGGGCAAACCGGTCTCGGCCAGATCGGCGCGTTCCTGTTCGGACAGGCCGGCGGTGATGAACTGCTCCAGATGGTCGCCGGACTCGCTGAGTACGCCCAGTGCCCCGTAGCGAGCGCCGGCCAAGTCCATGGCGGTGGTCACGATGCGGTGCAGCACGTCGGGCAGCTCCACCTCCCGGCTGATGGACACCACCGCGTCCAGCAGGCCCTGCAGCCGGTCCATGGCGGCCAGCAGGGAGCGGAGTTGCTCATCGATCCTGGCCAACTCGGTGCGCAGACGCACGTGCAGGTCGGAAGGTGCGGTTGCTGCCCCCGGTGTTCGCCTTCCTCGTTTCCTGCCATCACGAGCGACCGGTGTCAGGATCGCTCCGCTTCCGCACCGACGTCCTCGGGTCTGCCCGCGGGGCACGATGGATCCGCTCGAACAGCCCCTCACCTGAGCGGTGCATTCCGGTCTCCTGACACGACCCTGGTCAATCGGGACCACAGCGTGGCACGGCGATACAGGCAAAACGGCCATTACGCCGAAGGCGGCATGCCCCTGCTGGTGCGCCGCCGCAGTCGGTCGCGCGGTGTCCGAGTCGCAGGCCCTGGCGGGCCGGGCCCTCCGGACTCGGGGCCGATGGCGAACGACCTCCTGCCGACGTACGGCGGCGCGGGGATACTGAAGGTAGGCCGACTGCTCAACCTCCGGTCTCTGGTCTCTGATCGCTCTGGGTAGTCGCCGCGGCAATGCCCGCTGTGC is drawn from Streptomyces sp. NBC_01232 and contains these coding sequences:
- a CDS encoding MASE1 domain-containing protein — protein: MTAARPERLRQAGLAALEICVVAGLYYGSAALGLVQQLVGGQVTPLWPPTGIAVASLLLRGLRVWPGIALGAFLVNVPLGPSIPAVLAIVAGNTLAPVCSYALLRRTGFRTELDRLQDALGLIFLGALTGMLISATVGSGTLALAGALSTEKFWPTWSVWWTGDAMGVLVVTPVLLVLRFARWPKGARPSRWAEGLLLLAATVCVGFLETSSTTLMFLGFPLLIWAAFRFQLAGAALCALSVSTFAIVAAARGSGPFAGHDLLTNMITLQAFNGASSLTALLVAAAVSQRDQTQKEIARACMLLAEMAARATAGDHHPRLPDRGGETEADDGRTEWPT
- a CDS encoding PP2C family protein-serine/threonine phosphatase; translation: MRLRTELARIDEQLRSLLAAMDRLQGLLDAVVSISREVELPDVLHRIVTTAMDLAGARYGALGVLSESGDHLEQFITAGLSEQERADLAETGLPRGLGVLGHLIHHPEPLRVDSIPAHPSSVGFPAGHPHMHTLLGVAISVRGAIYGDLYLSERRDGHPFDVHDENVVLALASAAGIAIEKVRLFERVRLGAEQFQRLLLPTLPDLRPFAAAAIYRPAAEPSQIGGDWYDAIPLADNVVALVIGDVVGHDLKAAASMASTRNMLRALLFDQSNPPSAILTQLDRTLHAITSNPVTTTTLARIEPEEPGWRLHWSSAGHVPPLLITPGRPAEYLFAEPGVPLGVDPEQPRPDHSRFLPPDATVVFFTDGLVEHPEHPIDERLNRLTDLATMYAALPLQEFVQALADHHPSDGHDDLAILALRTPHL